One stretch of Flavobacterium sp. 9 DNA includes these proteins:
- a CDS encoding response regulator — protein sequence MSKQNYNLLLADDDQDDCAFFKEALDELELPVSLVTVNDGVQLMNYLGENSSGDLPDILFLDLNMPRKNGHECLAEIKDKEELKNLPVIIFSTSLDIDIVDLMYEKGATYYIRKPGEFSKLKKVIGNALAITSENNFKQPNRANFILQP from the coding sequence ATGAGCAAGCAGAATTACAATCTTTTACTAGCGGACGATGATCAGGATGATTGCGCTTTTTTTAAAGAAGCCTTAGACGAATTAGAGCTTCCGGTATCTCTTGTAACTGTTAATGATGGCGTGCAATTAATGAATTATTTAGGAGAGAATTCATCGGGAGATTTACCTGATATTCTGTTTCTTGACCTCAACATGCCCCGCAAAAATGGTCATGAATGTCTGGCTGAAATAAAGGATAAAGAAGAACTTAAAAACCTTCCGGTAATAATATTTTCAACCTCTCTGGATATTGACATTGTAGATTTAATGTACGAAAAAGGAGCCACTTATTACATTCGCAAACCCGGCGAATTTTCTAAGTTAAAAAAGGTTATTGGCAATGCATTAGCCATTACATCTGAAAATAATTTCAAACAACCCAACAGGGCAAATTTTATTCTTCAACCCTAA